In a single window of the Rhizoctonia solani chromosome 16, complete sequence genome:
- a CDS encoding Transposon Tf2-12 polyprotein: MGCPEKPSDCGPQFNAKPAPSIQAFGDRATLLNSLQTPSGWAKQDDWVALLPLAEFAYNNGVHAGSKHSPFYLCYGYNPDFTVGDITVTQVPQADELAEFLKRNLEEAKAALTMAQNKQAFYYNNKHKAAIKLEPGDRVFLDSSNIKTSRPSHKLEHKRLGPYKVLEKIGKESYKLELPKSMKIHPVFHTALLHKEPFDEFQRKPKPLPPVITQTGEEYVVEKILDSRKQGRNLWYYVKWKGYGPEENTWEPKSHLANAPKQVAKFHQLHPDAPGP; the protein is encoded by the exons GCCTCAATTCAATGCCAAACCTGCGCCAAGTATACAAGCGTTTGGGGATAGAGCCACACTTCTCAACAGCCTACAGACCCCAAGTGGATGGGCAAA GCAAGATGACTGGGTTGCTCTCCTTCCcttggcagaatttgcataTAACAATGGGGTTCATGCTGGGTCCAAACACTCTCCTTTTTACCTCTGTTATGGGTACAATCCAGATTTCACTGTTGGGGATATTACTGTTACCCAAGTCCCTCAAGCAGATGAACTGGCTGAGTTCTTGAAGAGAAACCTGGAGGAAGCCAAAGCTGCATTAACCATGGCCCAGAACAAGCAAGCCTTCTACTATAATAACAAGCACAAGGCAGCAATCAAGCTTGAACCTGGTGATAGGGTCTTCTTAGACAGCAGCAAtatcaaaacttcaaggccttcccacAAACTTGAGCACAAGAGGTTGGGACCATACAAAGTCTTGGagaagattggcaaagagagCTACAAGTTGGAACTTCCAAAATCTATGAAGAtccatccagtattccacaCAGCTCTACTCCACAAGGAACCCTTTGATGAATTCCAGCGCAAACCCAAACCTTTGCCTCCTGTAATTACCCAAACAGGAGAAGAATATGTGGTGGAGAAGATCTTGGATTCCAGGAAGCAAGGAAGGAACCTGTGGTACTATGTCAagtggaaagggtatggaccagaagagaaCACCTGGGAACCCAAAAGTCACTTGGCCAATGCACCAAAACAGGTTGCCAAATTCCACCAGCTACACCCAGATGCACCTgggccttga